In Engraulis encrasicolus isolate BLACKSEA-1 chromosome 24, IST_EnEncr_1.0, whole genome shotgun sequence, a single genomic region encodes these proteins:
- the LOC134441593 gene encoding troponin I, cardiac muscle-like, translated as MGKHKSKFTDAEIEVLVKEVTEHKDALTSKDLKESYRIWLYITKQLRKTSGIQRSIADVKQRWLALKGFRSMKTVFKEDQTGQRKSQRKKTVKNYKSLLSPEEDEDEDETDYSDDTAALLSCVVKSDESSQATSNSSEENMSLQFADDQGQFPLEYPNSQQPSRAAPGPPPPSIPPPHPHPLVNIKSEAPEHNELGGGGGGECSVSSSRLPSLSPFEEQLLALHREQTAAIREGFRSLAHQNQLLYSEVCRSGRSVAKIAATLGEKTANSAVVAEELLRVQESISKSISSTNSLHSRVIHLLGSNSQRVTAAAAAATPSKEEARSPVHSEEDGSLGQLIHEKKFGPVVTFWP; from the exons ATGGGTAAACACAAGAGCAAGTTCACCGATGCTGAAATCGAGGTGCTTGTGAAGGAGGTCACCGAACATAAAGATGCCCTGACCAGTAAAGACCTCAAGGAGTCGTACAGGATCTGGTTGTACATCACCAAACAACTCCGGAAAACCTCAGGGATACAGCGCTCCATAGCGGACGTGAAACAGCGCTGGCTTGCCCTGAAAGGGTTCCGCTCAATGAAAACAGTCTTCAAAGAAGATCAAACGGGTCAGCGAAAGAGTCAACGGAAGAAGACCGTCAAGAACTACAAAAGCCTGTTGTCtcctgaggaggatgaggatgaggatgagactGATTACAGCGATGACACTGCTGCTTTGTTATCCTGTGTGGTGAAGAGTGATGAGAGCAGTCAGGCAACTTCCAATTCCAGTGAAG AAAACATGAGTCTGCAGTTTGCAGATGATCAAGGCCAGTTCCCTCTGGAGTACCCGAACTCGCAGCAACCCTCCAGGGCAGCGCCAGGGCCTCCTCCCCCCTCCATACCTCCACCACATCCACACCCCCTGGTCAACATCAAATCAGAGGCCCCTGAGCACAATGAGCTGGGTGGCGGAGGCGGAGGGGAATGCAGCGTCTCCTCCTCCCGACTCCCCTCGCTCAGCCCCTTCGAGGAGCAGCTCCTGGCCCTCCACCGGGAGCAGACCGCCGCCATCCGCGAGGGCTTCCGCTCACTGGCGCATCAGAACCAGCTGCTCTACTCGGAGGTCTGCAGGTCCGGCCGCAGCGTGGCCAAGATCGCGGCGACGCTGGGTGAGAAGACGGCAAACTCCGCAGTGGTGGCAGAGGAGCTGCTCCGCGTGCAGGAGAGCATCAGCAAGAGCATCAGCTCCACCAACAGCCTCCACTCGCGCGTCATCCACCTCCTGGGCTCCAACTCACAACGGGTGAccgctgccgccgctgctgccacGCCTTCTAAAGAGGAAGCCAGGAGTCCTGTGCACTCCGAAGAGGACGGTAGTCTGGGCCAGCTGATTCATGAAAAGAAGTTTGGCCCAGTGGTGACATTTTGGCCCTGA
- the LOC134441715 gene encoding gamma-crystallin M2-like, protein MGKIIFYEGRNFEGRHYECNSDCSDTHTHFSRCNSIRVDSGCWVAYEKPNYSGYQYMLTQGKYPNHHRWAGFNNCIRSCRIIPSYSGTYRLKIFERSDFAGKMMDLRDDCPNLSDSFQMRNIASCSVVEGYWILHEHSHYRGRQYILRPGSYSHHGDWGSVTASVGSVRRVTELKQT, encoded by the exons ATGGGCAAG ATAATCTTCTACGAGGGCAGGAACTTCGAGGGCCGCCACTATGAGTGCAACAGCGACTgctcggacacacacacccacttctcGCGCTGCAACTCCATCCGGGTGGACAGCGGCTGCTGGGTGGCCTACGAGAAGCCCAACTACAGCGGGTACCAGTACATGCTGACGCAGGGCAAGTACCCCAACCACCACCGCTGGGCCGGCTTCAACAACTGCATCCGCTCCTGTCGCATCATCCCCTCT tACAGCGGAACGTACCGGCTGAAGATCTTCGAGAGATCGGACTTCGCCGGCAAGATGATGGACCTGCGTGACGACTGCCCCAACCTCAGCGACAGCTTCCAGATGCGCAACATCGCCTCGTGCAGCGTGGTGGAGGGCTACTGGATCCTGCACGAGCACTCCCACTACCGCGGTCGCCAGTACATCCTGCGGCCCGGTTCCTACAGCCACCACGGGGACTGGGGCAGCGTCACCGCCAGCGTGGGCTCTGTGCGTCGCGTCACAGAGCTCAAGCAAACCTAG